Proteins encoded in a region of the Enoplosus armatus isolate fEnoArm2 chromosome 16, fEnoArm2.hap1, whole genome shotgun sequence genome:
- the eomesa gene encoding eomesodermin homolog a → MQLENILPSASINLPKTFYNLSSSDSANNSPRPSSQLEYQEVDRTESESSSAPKKYLSGVGNGMLGEGEGDTFTKTGPDGRKGSPVLGEDELTSGRRYNIDELGSDRYFISSSQASSDMASPCSLFPYAGQTGSVYTGSSSSRYPASLHYGSVLPPTGFSSSSVCTGRSQFSSGGYQFSQGPGCLYPSYPGTGTGIGSMSLPGSAAGARAQVYLCNRPLWLKFHRHQTEMIITKQGRRMFPFLSFNITGLNLTAHYNVFVEVVLADPNHWRFQGGKWVTCGKADNNMQGNKMYVHPESPNTGAHWMRQEISFGKLKLTNNKGANNNNTQMIVLQSLHKYQPRLHIVEVTEDGVEDMSNEARTQTFTFPENQFIAVTAYQNTDITQLKIDHNPFAKGFRDNYDSMYTAPESDRLTPSPTDSPRSTQIVPGARYAMQPFFQDQFVNNLPQNRFYTSERAVPQTNSLLSPQSEDVSAAASAQRWFVPPVQQPGSNKLDLSYENDYSTSSLLSYGIKPLSLQTSHALSYYPDSAFASMAAGWGTRSSYQRKMTTGLPWSPRPSPPAFPEDQLGVTKDKLPEESAPPASTWIETSHSLKSVDSSDSGVYSVVCKRRRMSPGGSSTENSPTIKCEDLTTEEYNKDNPKGIGYYAFYTSP, encoded by the exons ATGCAGTTAGAGAACATCCTTCCCAGCGCTAGCATCAATTTACCCAAGACCTTTTACAACCTCTCCTCGTCGGACAGTGCGAACAACAGCCCGAGGCCATCATCGCAGCTTGAATATCAAGAAGTCGACCGGACGGAATCAGAGTCTAGCAGCGCACCTAAGAAATATCTGAGCGGGGTGGGAAACGGGATGCTgggtgagggagagggggaCACTTTCACTAAAACCGGGCCCGATGGGAGGAAAGGCTCCCCGGTGCTCGGTGAGGACGAGTTGACGAGCGGTCGGCGTTACAACATAGACGAACTTGGCTCTGACAGATACTTCATCTCGTCGTCCCAGGCGAGTTCCGACATGGCAAGCCCGTGTTCCCTCTTTCCCTATGCAGGACAGACGGGGTCCGTGTACACCGggtccagcagctccaggtACCCGGCCTCACTTCATTACGGATCCGTCCTGCCGCCAACAGGCTTCTCCTCCTCGTCCGTGTGCACCGGCCGGAGCCAGTTTAGCAGCGGAGGGTACCAGTTCAGCCAGGGTCCGGGCTGTTTGTACCCCTCCTATCCCGGGACGGGGACGGGTATTGGCTCCATGTCTCTGCCGGGGTCTGCCGCCGGAGCCAGAGCGCAGGTCTATCTGTGTAACCGGCCACTGTGGCTGAAATTCCACCGGCACCAGACCGAGATGATCATCACCAAACAGGGCAG aCGGATGTTCCCATTCCTCAGTTTCAACATCACTGGACTCAACCTCACGGCCCATTACAATGTCTTTGTAGAAGTTGTTTTGGCTGACCCGAATCACTGGCGCTTTCAGGGAGGAAAGTGGGTCACTTGTGGAAAAGCAGACAATAATATGCAAG GTAACAAGATGTATGTTCATCCTGAGTCCCCGAACACTGGTGCTCACTGGATGAGGCAAGAAATCTCTTTTGGCAAGTTGAAGCTGACCAACAATAAAGgggcaaacaacaacaacacacag ATGATTGTCTTGCAGTCGCTTCATAAATACCAACCGCGACTGCACATTGTGGAAGTGACAGAAGACGGAGTGGAGGACATGAGCAATGAGGCCAGAACTCAAACCTTCACCTTCCCAGAGAACCAGTTTATAGCCGTCACTGCTTACCAGAACACAGAT atcaCACAGCTGAAGATAGATCACAACCCATTTGCAAAAGGCTTCCGGGACAACTATGACTC AATGTACACGGCTCCAGAGAGTGACAGGTTGACTCCGTCCCCTACAGACTCCCCTCGTTCCACCCAGATTGTGCCCGGGGCCCGCTATGCCATGCAGCCTTTCTTTCAGGACCAGTTTGTCAACAACCTGCCTCAGAACCGCTTCTACACCAGCGAACGGGCTGTTCCCCAAACCAACAGCCTTCTCTCCCCACAGAGTGAGGACGTCAGTGCCGCTGCCTCTGCCCAGCGCTGGTTCGTCCCCCCTGTCCAGCAGCCGGGCTCCAACAAGCTGGATCTGTCCTATGAGAATGACTATTCCACCAGTAGCCTACTGTCCTACGGCATCAAGCCCCTTTCCCTGCAGACATCCCACGCCCTCAGCTACTACCCAGACTCTGCCTTCGCCTCCATGGCTGCAGGCTGGGGCACCAGAAGCTCTTACCAGCGCAAGATGACCACGGGCCTGCCCTGGTCCCCTCGCCCAAGCCCCCCAGCCTTCCCAGAGGACCAGCTGGGAGTTACTAAAGACAAGCTGCCCGAGGAGAGCGCGCCGCCAGCCTCGACCTGGATCGAGACGTCCCACTCACTGAAATCAGTGGACTCTAGCGATTCTGGTGTGTACTCCGTGGTGTGCAAGAGGCGCAGGATGTCCCCTGGGGGCTCAAGCACAGAGAACTCCCCGACCATCAAGTGTGAGGACTTGACTACGGAGGAGTACAACAAGGACAACCCAAAAGGCATTGGTTATTATGCATTCTACACAAGCCCCTAA